In Marivirga salinae, a single window of DNA contains:
- a CDS encoding DUF2851 family protein yields MKENFLHYVWRYQKFDTNELKTSDGASVKTIKTGFAHSNSGPDFQQAKILIDEMEWNGAVEIHIKSSDWNRHNHQTDPNYENVVLHVVWKNDEPIQHPDGSKIPTIELKDRVDYNLIEKYQNLQSSQDEIPCGGHWSEISGLHKSEMLEKALIERLYQKSEKAKNHFENGTQNWDQASYFMLLSAMGFKVNQHPFERLAEILPYNLIKKYSSSIFQLEALLFGVSGFLTQDFEDEYPNQLKKEWEFLSHKHKATLGSEMHLHEWRFLRLRPANFPTIRIAELAQILHVFPSLFDAFVIDMDLKSIQKRLKVKVSDYWLNHYQFDKESKYRNKQMGQNSIKTLVINCIPALLALYANGVGEEKYMDKAIGLLNDLKAEKNYITQKFTDLGETLNTAFDSQAMIQLHNEYCQPKKCLDCSIGLSILKA; encoded by the coding sequence ATGAAAGAGAATTTTTTGCATTATGTCTGGCGATATCAGAAATTTGATACAAATGAGTTAAAAACTTCCGATGGCGCTTCAGTAAAAACTATCAAAACAGGTTTTGCACATTCTAATTCTGGTCCAGATTTCCAGCAAGCTAAAATTTTAATAGATGAAATGGAATGGAATGGAGCTGTGGAAATCCATATCAAATCTTCTGATTGGAACCGCCACAATCATCAAACTGACCCTAATTATGAAAATGTGGTTTTGCATGTAGTTTGGAAAAATGATGAACCGATTCAACATCCTGATGGTAGTAAAATTCCCACTATTGAATTAAAAGATAGAGTAGATTATAATTTGATTGAGAAATACCAAAATCTGCAAAGTTCACAAGATGAAATTCCATGTGGAGGTCATTGGTCAGAAATAAGTGGCTTGCATAAATCTGAAATGCTGGAAAAAGCATTGATAGAACGACTTTATCAAAAATCTGAAAAGGCAAAAAACCATTTTGAAAACGGAACCCAAAACTGGGATCAAGCATCCTATTTTATGTTGTTATCAGCCATGGGTTTTAAGGTAAATCAACATCCGTTTGAGCGCTTAGCTGAAATTTTACCCTATAATTTGATAAAAAAGTACAGTTCCTCAATTTTTCAATTGGAAGCCTTGCTTTTTGGAGTTTCAGGTTTTTTAACTCAGGATTTTGAAGATGAGTATCCCAATCAATTAAAAAAGGAATGGGAGTTTCTAAGTCATAAACATAAAGCCACTTTAGGTAGTGAAATGCATCTGCACGAATGGCGATTTCTTCGATTACGGCCAGCCAATTTTCCCACCATCAGAATAGCGGAACTAGCTCAGATTTTACATGTTTTTCCTTCACTCTTCGATGCTTTTGTCATCGATATGGATTTAAAAAGTATTCAAAAGCGACTGAAAGTTAAAGTTTCCGATTATTGGTTGAACCATTATCAGTTTGACAAAGAAAGTAAATATCGCAATAAGCAAATGGGGCAGAATTCTATTAAAACGCTTGTCATAAACTGCATTCCGGCATTATTGGCGCTTTATGCCAATGGCGTAGGAGAGGAAAAATATATGGATAAAGCCATTGGCTTATTAAATGACTTAAAAGCAGAAAAGAATTATATTACCCAAAAATTTACTGACTTAGGAGAAACACTTAATACTGCATTTGATTCACAAGCCATGATTCAACTTCATAATGAATATTGCCAACCTAAAAAGTGTCTGGATTGTAGCATAGGCTTATCCATTTTAAAAGCATGA